GCCCACTCTCAACATGCTCATCAAGATCATCGGTAACTCAGTAGGGGCTTTAGGAAACCTGACTTTGGTGCTGGCCATCATCGTCTTCATTTTTGCCGTCGTGGGCATGCAGCTCTTTGGCAAGAACTACAACGACTGCGTGTGCAAGATCTCCTTGGACTGTGAATTGCCGCGCTGGCACATGAACGACTTCTTCCACTCATTTCTTATCGTGTTTCGCATCCTGTGTGGGGAGTGGATCGAGACTATGTGGGACTGCATGGAGGTTGCCGGAACTGGGATGTGTTTAGTTGTCTTCATGTTGGTCATGGTCATTGGAAACCTAGTGGTGAGTCCAACAACTGCATGCTATCTTCAGACTGAAGATTGAAGAAAGAAAGTCTTAGTTATTTCAGTGATCCATCTAGGAGATTGTGAAGTAAATATTTGAGTATGTTAAGGAAAAACTtgtgaaacttttttttgttggagCTGGAGGAAAGAACTGTTTATGCGGATCAGCCAAAAGATTAAAACAACCTCTCTTATACCGTGCATGCCCCAGTCGTGCAGCCAAGAAAATTTTGACCCATCAGTGCAGGATCACCTGACCTCCTCACCCCTGTGGTTCGAGACTTCAGATCCTCTGTGTTCTGTGGGTTGTTGCATAGTATCCATGGATCAGGCTTGTTATGGCACCTCTCACGGGTGTTTTGAGATTTTTCATGTTCCTCAAGCTGCTCCTGagcagtttttgttgtttgattGGACTCATTGCCCAACTGGGGATCTAGATGAATGACATGTGTCAGAGTGACATTTATTTCCCAGGAGATTGTTTCAGTCCAACATATACAATTTAACAGAACAGCCTTTGAACTGATTGAGAGTGATGAGGCTTCAGGGTTTGTAATGCTTTCTGAAGAATTCTGAGTGTCTGTAGCATGAAAACGCTGCCCCCTGACCTTTTTATCTTGGCCTCACGAAACAAGGCCATACAGACCATCACTGTCAGACATCATTTCAGCATCATATTTAATGACTAGAGCCAAATCCATTTCCTATCAGGTTATTCAtagaaatgaaaaggaaatgGCTCATCATCAAGGTTTGAAGTATTGTGTTAGGCACGCTGTGCCAAAATTGTTGAGGCTTCTTGGATCTTAAAGTTACTTACCCACTGTTAAACCTGAGCATGCTTACTTAACACATGAATGTACACTTTTTTCTCTAATAATGAGGCAAATAATATACTTACAAGGTTCATGGGAGGGGGTTTCTATTTAAATCTAATGACTTAAGCTACCAAACAGTGGTTTTGACCTTGAGTATGCGCTAAGATCCGGCTCAAGTAAGCATGCTGCCACTGATGGAACAAACGCGGACAGCTGAGCGAGCACAGCTCAGGTGGCAGTGCGTCTGGGTGTAAAAGAGAAGTCATTTGATAGCAGATTGAACTCTAATCGATGTAGAGGTAATCATATTGAGCCATCAACACCACAGCATATGGAGCAGAGAAGATTTAAAGGGGacttattatgtttttatttattttatgtcataCATTACTGTTAGAATGGTGGATGATCATTCTGTGTGAGATGGGCAGCCAATTAGAATAAACTTGGCTCAGAGGGAGGGGCTTATTTTGAACTGAGAATCACGCAGAGtattttctttagttgaatgAGCATGAAATCACCACTAGCTTTTATGCATcgtttttattaaacaaatgatAATATAACATCAGCTCAAGCTGCTGGCTGTGCCTTCAGATAAAACCAAAAGTAATGAGTTTTAaatgtttagatttttttttttaattttaatctaTTTTGCAGCAAGAAATTGACTGGGTACATTTCCTATAGGCCACACTGTTCCTCTAAGACAAGGAAGAAATGTCTCACTTCATCAGGTTACCGGAACTGTACAAAGCTAATGGAATTAGCTGACAAATCACCTGAATTATATTCCAGGAGACTAGGAACATGACCCTGAAAAACACTATAACCTCTACCACAGTTATTTTTTCCACTCATCAAAGATCATCAAATCCATTTCCGATCTTTCATTGTCGCGTTTGGTTTTTGTGCAGCTCATATTGTCCATcagctttattttcttattGACATCTCTGACACTGGAATAAACGAGATGAGCATTCCCACTAGTCCATGTAACCATGATCTCCTGCTAAACCTGGGAAATAGAAGCCGCGAAATCAAATAACATGTTTGAGTAACTAAAGATAGCTGCATCTGAGACAGGAGGCAGACAACATAATATTTACTGATGTGACGTCACAGGAACAATATGGTATATGATGTCTGCTTGAGCTATTCCAAACTTGTGTTTGGTTCAGCAAAGTTAGTACAGTTTTACTCACTAATCACTGGATATAAACTTGATCACTGTTTTGCAGTCGAGTAATGATTCCTAATTCTCACTTCTTTAGGCATCACTTTGActgtcaaatatttattttcactaaacaaaatgaacaataaGAAGCTGTTAATTACCTTCATTACTCTTTGAACTCAGGTGCTGAACCTCTTTTTGGCCTTACTGCTCAGCTCGTTCAGTGGAGACAACCTTTCTGCAGGAGAAGATGACGGAGAGATGAACAATCTCCAGATTGCCATCGGCAGGATCACACGGTTCATCGACTGGTTTAAAGCGTTCATCATTCAAACTATCTTGCGGACTCTTGGCAGAAAGCCCAAGGAGCCTGACGAGGGCCCTGCTGATGACGTCGACCCTAAAACGGAAGGAATTGAAATGAACCATTTGGACACCAGTCAGACTTTCAAACTGGCAGATGGGATATCAGATTGCCTAGTTGAAGGCCGGCCTTCTGGATTTATTGTGGATGGAGAGTTTAGTCTTAGTGTGCCAATTGCCCAGGGAGAGTCAGACTTTGAAAATCTGGGAGAGGacgatgaggatgatgaagatgaaaccagtgATTCCAATGATGATAATCACTCTGAGAGTTTAGATGAGGGACATAGCCAGCAGAATACCGTAAGAAAACTTCTTATCCAAAGTCTTATACAGTTCATTTCAAATAATTGCCATCTTGTGATCTATTATTCATCTCAAAATAAGATTTTAACAGCTCTTGACCACCAACGATAAATTGTATTggttaattcattcattcattcattcattcacgaGTCCAActtgacttttttgttttcaaatttgcAGCTAAAATTCAATTAATCAGGAAATATATATCCAGCATAAGTAAAATTCGACTTTGGTTAACAAACTGGCAACATAGCTTAAACATGTATTGGAACTTTGTATTAGGAAATTTaccaaacattaaaataaatcctAACTATCAtcagaatatatatatttttgtaacTGTTGGAAATAAGGCagcaaagaaaataattattctcaaaataaataataccGGATGTTGTTCCTGACGTAACCTCAAAGGGATTTGTCTGTGCTCCCAGGATCCCCATAATGTATTTTTGGGACAATAAACTTGTGTGCTGGATGTTTCTCAAACTCCTATGAACGCTTAATaaagtttgttttctgttcgTCTGCTGTTTCAGGAAAATGTGAAAGATCAAATTAGTATCCCAGGAAATATCAAAGTGAGTTAACAGTATTTTCATCTGTGTGATTGCATAAGGCATTTGCATCTGAACTTTAACTGTGATTCTTGTCTAGCTGATGGGTGCTCGGAATAGTGAAGATTCTTCAGTATGCAGCACAGCAGACTATCGACCACCTGAGCCTGAACCGGAAATAGAAGAGCCAGAGCCACTGGAGCCAGAGGCGTGCTTCACTGACAGTATGAACAACAATTTTATTAAATAAGCAAAACTAAAAAGTCACAGAAGTCTTTTTCAGTAGCCATTCTGTAATCTGACATTATGAGGTAATCGCAAACCTTTCCACTTTTCTCAGACTGTGTGAGGCGCTGGCCATGTCTGATGGTGGACATCACCCAAGACAAAGGCAAAAAATGGTGGAACCTCCGCAAGACCTGCTTTACTATTGTGGAGCATGATTGGTTTGAAACCTTCATAATCTTTATGATCCTCCTCAGCAGTGGAGCTCTTGTGAGTGTTGTCATAACAGCAACAAATTTAGAAACGATGACCTTTTTATGATAGCGTTAAGACACTGATCCTGTCATGACACATATCTAGGTAGataatgttttcttttggcAGGCTTTTGAAGATATATACATAGAAAAGCGCCGAACGATCAAGATAATTCTGGAGTATGCTGACAAGATTTTCACCTACATATTTGTCATCGAGATGCTCCTTAAATGGGTTGCATATGGCTTCAAGACCTATTTCACCAATGCCTGGTGTTGGCTAGACTTTTTCATTGTAGATGTAAGTTTCACTGCTTGCCTGTATGTGATAATACATCTCCTATGCCAGAAAGGTTTTGTGATAGCACTTGAATGGGAAATGTTTTGATTCTGCTACAGATTTCCCTGATTAGTTTAGTTGCCAACTGGATGGGCTACTCTGACCTTGGGCCAATCAAATCCCTCAGAACCCTCAGAGCACTAAGGCCTCTTCGCGCACTATCAAGATTTGAAGGGATGAGGGTAAGTTATTGGCTGCTAATGCTTGTTTCATATGGAATTTGTAATACTTAATGTTAACATTATAATATTTTGAATGGTTAACACTGATTTAGAAGATGCAAACCTGTCATGTTTGATGCAGTCTTGTACTAATTTGCCTGGCTTTGTCCAACTGTGTTTGTTGAATGCATGCTTAAACCACAGCTGCTGTAACAGAGGTGACTGAGGTGAGTTTCCCGGAGTCAGTTGACTAACTAATCAATGCATTCACTTAAGTAAGATTATTGTTGTAGccctgtgcaaaagtcttgaaccaccactcatttctttcttttcttttttcctttccaaGGAGTCAGACATTCTTgttattttaaagtgtttttgagcaagttttcctttgtttctgaagatctttcaaagcttttctttggacattagctgctttttcactcattttcagtcaggTTCTTGTACCCGACCTTatctttccttttatttttgtttatttgtttgttaagtCACCTAAGATTGACCTATAAATCATTCAAGTATAAAAGATGTATCCAACTCAAAGGATCAGTATTGTGTGTCAGCAAATAACAGTTTAGCCAAGAACCAATTTGAATTGTatctttaagcactttgtttctagcagcctgttgcaaaagCACATAATGTTCTCTTTTCTTTAGCTGAGTCTATAAAACATGACATGCAGTCTGGGATCATTTTGGTAGAGAACGAAACAAAagtcaagaagcctggagaactagaCCAGAGGACTCCTTTtaggaaacagaataaaacttgCCTAAGAAAGCTCAGACTACAATATAGAAAATAGGTGGCAATGCCAAATATTGACTTGAAATCTTGTTAGGGTTCTAAAAACTCTGTTTGTGACTTACATACTGTGCTCTCATGAATATTTGCACCTTTCAATAAATTGCTCCACCTATTTCCCATCTTGCTAACAAATTATAGAGAAATGTGGGgtgcttttgcacagtacttcaGGTCTTACAGCTGAATAAATTATTGAATAAATCTGAATATCTATTGCAAAGTTCTAAACAGAGTCTTGTCTTGTGGGGCAGGTGGTGGTAAACGCTCTCGTTGGAGCAATTCCCTCCATCTTCAACGTGCTACTGGTGTGTCTGATTTTTTGGCTCATCTTCAGCATCATGGGAGTTAATTTGTTTGCTGGGAAGTTCTACCGCTGCATCAACACCACATCGGAGGAGCTTTTCCCCATCACTGAAGTCAATAACCGGAGCGACTGCATGGCCATCAAAGAAGCGACACAGGAGGCCCGCTGGGTCAACATGAAAGTCAACTATGACAATGTTGGACAAGGCTACCTGTCCCTACTTCAAGTGGTGAGGTGTTTTGTTTGAGTTAAAGAAAATTAGTAGTCATATTTACTGatacatattttaaataaatgttttcactGACTGCAGGCAACTTTTAAAGGTTGGATGGACATCATGTATGCTGCTGTCGACTCAAGAGAGGTAATGATTTTGTGTCTTTGAAGTTCTGGTGAGCTGCATAAAGGAATCCTCATCTGGGGCAATAAATTGCGACTATGAGTCCAATTACAATTATTTCCTTAGAAGAGCATGTATGCATTGCAATCCGACATTATAAAATATCCGATGAATCAAATGAAGAAAATCTTCCAACCTGTAACTGAGCAAATGATGATGATTAGGCATTTATTCACCTGTATTTTTTCTACTTAGGTGGAAGAGCAACCATCCTACGAAATCAACCTCTACATGTACATGTACTTTGTCATATTCATTATCTTTGGCTCTTTCTTCACACTTAACCTCTTCATTGGGGTCATTATTGATAACTTTAgtcagcaaaagaaaaagataagTATAAGACTTTGTTCATCTGAAATAGTGCCTGTGCAAAAGCATTGAGTGTTTTCTTTCCTATTTTCAAGTGTACAATTTTATAACTTTAAACCACATAGACTTGTGACATTATTTAAATTCCTATAATTACGTTTGAATTCTGCTTTTTCCGCACTTTGGAGATGAAGACATCTTTATGACTGATGAACAGAAAAAGTACTATGAAGCCATGAAGAAACTTGGTTCCAAGAAGCCACAGAAGCCAATTCCTCGTCCAACGGTAAGACATTATGATTATTTTAGTTTTCTGTATTAGCAATGCTTTATGTTGATCAGTCCAAGACTGGAAAACTTGCATGTATGAATGACATCATCAGAAGTAATGATGCTTCACGTTGGCATGCATAACGTGGCTATGTTCACCTTTTCTGCACACTACTTGTGTTAACAGGCCAAATGACTTTCCTGGATTTGTATTTCTGTTCCTCACTGCTCTCGATTTGCTTCCTCTCCTTTACAGAACCTAATCCAGGGCATAGTGTTTGACTTCATCAGTCAGCAATTCTTTGACATCTTCATTATGGTCCTCATTTGCCTCAATATGGTGTCCATGATGGTGGAAACAGATGACCAAAGTGCAGAGAAAGAGGATTTCCTCTTTAAGTTAAACGTGGCTTTCATTGTGGTCTTCACTGGAGAGTGTGTGTTGAAGGTCTTTGCCCTGCGGCAGTACTACTTCACCAATGGATGGAACATTTTTGATTTTGTCGTGGTCATCTTGTCAATAGCTGGTGGGTaattaatgaattaaaagtACAGCTGTGAATTGCTAATTTGGTCCAGCAGATATATTGATACATTGTtgcttttctgtgtgttttctttcaggTACAATGCTCTCAGACCTAATTGAGAAGTACTTTGTGTCACCAACTCTTTTCAGGGTGATCAGACTGGCCAGGATAGGCAGGATTCTACGTCTTATTAAAGGAGCTAAGGGCATTCGGACGCTTCTATTTGCCCTGATGATGTCCCTACCTGCTCTATTCAATATTGGTCTCCTGCTCTTCCTCAATATGTTCATCTTCTCTATATTTGGGATGTCAAATTTTGCCTATGTCAAAAAGGAGGCTGGGATTGATgatatatttaattttgaaacATTTGGAGGAAGCATTATCTGCTTGTTCCAGATTACAACATCTGCAGGCTGGGATGGACTTCTACTTCCAATGCTGAACCGGGAGCCTCCAGACTGTGATCCAGACTTTGAGCATCCTGGCACGAATGTAAAGGGCAACTGTGGAAGCCCTGGCATGggcatggtgttcttctgcagtTACATCATCATCTCATTCTTGGTGGTGGTCAACATGTATATTGCGATCATCTTAGAGAACTTCAATGTGGCTCAGGAGGAAAGCAGCGATCCACTCAGTGAGGACGACTTTGAGATGTTCAATGAGACATGGGAGAAATTTGACGTTGATGGAACTCAGTTTATTGAGTATAGCCAGCTCTCAGATTTTTGTGATACCTTGCAGGAGCCACTGAAGGTTGCCAAACCCAACCTGTTCCAGCTGATCGAAATGGATCTCCCCTTGGTTGCTGGAGATAAGATCCACTACTTGGATGTGTTGATGGCTGTCACTCAGTTGATCTTGGGAAACACAGTGGAGATGGAAGCAATACGGAATAGCACTGAGGAAAAATTTAAGGATAGCAAAGACACCTTTGCACCAGTTATCACAACGGTGCGCCACAAAGAAGAGCAGAGGGCCGCTGTGGTTATTCAGAGGGCTTACCGCAGCCATCTTCTGAGGCGCTGCTTATGCCATGCAGCTTTTATGCATCGATCTAAGAAgatggggagaaagaaagaaggtgACGATCCACCAGAAAAAAAAGGGTTGATTGCACGAAGGTTAGGGGTTCTCTATGGGAGTAATGCAGAGCTTGCTGAGGAAATGGAGCAAGCAGCTTTAGAAACTTTGGCAAGACAACAGCCCTCTAATCCTGAGGCAATGTCACATTACAGAGAGGCACGGTGCTGTCCAGAAACCCCCGTGCAAAATATTGTCGTTGTTCCTGTAGAAGTCACTAATGAGGTTTTATTGCATTCTGCCCCCAACCAACACCTCTTGACTCTACAAGAAAACCTGACAGAGTCAGTTGTATAGTAAACTGCACAATATAATTATTTGTCTCTTCcctctattctttttttttttttttttaacagtgatggaaactgttcttgttaATGTATAAGTGTTGCTGATATGCTTTTTAACTCTAGATACAGAAGAGTCTAACTGATGTTTCGAATGCAGTTTTTATCCCTAAACTTAAGAATctattcctcttttttttcatgctaCATTTAATTTTCTTGGGTATTGAAAGTGAAACTGAAGTGTGTACTGCCAAGCAGGTTCAAAATAACAGGGTTTTTGTGTGCAAAAGTGCGCGTTAACTGCCTTGACAAAACCTACAGGTTCAGTTTTaaggttcagttcagttttaatgAGTTcagttggtggtggtggttcACAAGTTAACAGAGAAAGTTGGTAACCAACTTTCTCTGTTAACCCCAGTTTTCTGTTTCAGGCTCAGGGAAATTTGATGCTTTCTTctacacaaaataaacaaattgcCTTGCATCAGTAGGGAGGAAAAGGAggcaaaatcaaacaaaaataaaaaaaatatgatgagaagaacacaccagaaaactgctaatgttgtaaatccacaTGAATATATGTGTTTTACCATTCTCGTCAGTTACACATAGGAGGTCTGAAACTTCAAACTATATTTCATCATGATATTGATGAACGATAATGATGGAATAAACATGAAATCGTACATATACATTTCATGCATCATCAAATTAACGTGTGCTAATTCTCGTGGCAATGCGAAGCTTGGAGTTTGCGCTGTTGCAATTAGACTGGGGTATTACGCTAATAATAGTCTGTGGCTCAGCTGGTATTAAAATAATATTCTCTCAGCTCAGAATCATATTTCATTAAAAGaacttttgaaaacacaacactTACAGCTAATTATACCTAACCTATCCGGGTTAAAAGAGGTTTTAGTGACACTAAAATCTCTGGTTTAAGTCTGAACATACCTTGTCGTACACCCCTCAATGTTTCCTTCATAGAAACATAAAACTTAACAAAATTAGTCAAGGAAAATTGTGATTTAATGCACAATTCAAAAATAATGAAACAGTAAGATATGATTTCTTTCAGTTTAACAGAAATACAAGatctaatatttattttaaccttttttaTCCAATAAAAATATGCTAGACTTTACTGTAGGCTGAAACATTATTGTGGACTAGAATCTGTTTTATGGTAAATTTCTAgtgggaagaaaacaaacaaacaaacaaacaaaaaaaacaaagaaaaacaaaggcaaaACCTAAATTGAGATAAGCTAACAATAGCTGATTCACATGAACGTGAATCAGAACAGATGGATTGCAAAAACTATgatgaaaaacatgaacataaaCCAAAGCTTGAAAATAATCCTGTGACTTGAAGTCCATGATGCTAGACAAACAGATAACCCGACACTGAACAGAGAACGACAGAGGACCTAAATACACAGGATAATGATAATGAGGGAAGTGAAAACACCTGGGGATAATGAGCTGACACAATTGAATCTGAATGCAACAGGGGAAGTacaactaaacacactgaacatggaacaccagacccttcaaagtaaaacaggaaacaacagaacgtagacaagacaagacaagcttGACAACGTGAAC
Above is a genomic segment from Maylandia zebra isolate NMK-2024a linkage group LG8, Mzebra_GT3a, whole genome shotgun sequence containing:
- the scn4aa gene encoding sodium channel protein type 4 subunit alpha A isoform X2, with the protein product MKAGRNPNFGYTSFDSFGWAFLALFRLMTQDYWENLFQLIMRAAGRTYMMFFVVVIFLGSFYLINLILAVVAMAYDEQNQATRQEAIEKEEEFQRLLEQVKNQEQAKMLGSQGTLTSKNSLSHHTGSDLADDEQSLDRDEIVKDCNGRIIPRLMIRAPTMNESAMDYECREKSLGSVHSMLQLDEPCMAERTASALTVLTAAAMEELEEAQRPCPPGWYKFADLFLKWDCCTPWVVFKKRVYFVVMDPFVDLAITICIVLNTLFMAMEHYPMTPEFDYMLSVGNLVFTGIFTAEMVFKLIAMDPYYYFQVGWNIFDSIIVTLSLVELGLANVQGLSVLRSFRLLRVFKLAKSWPTLNMLIKIIGNSVGALGNLTLVLAIIVFIFAVVGMQLFGKNYNDCVCKISLDCELPRWHMNDFFHSFLIVFRILCGEWIETMWDCMEVAGTGMCLVVFMLVMVIGNLVVLNLFLALLLSSFSGDNLSAGEDDGEMNNLQIAIGRITRFIDWFKAFIIQTILRTLGRKPKEPDEGPADDVDPKTEGIEMNHLDTSQTFKLADGISDCLVEGRPSGFIVDGEFSLSVPIAQGESDFENLGEDDEDDEDETSDSNDDNHSESLDEGHSQQNTENVKDQISIPGNIKLMGARNSEDSSVCSTADYRPPEPEPEIEEPEPLEPEACFTDNCVRRWPCLMVDITQDKGKKWWNLRKTCFTIVEHDWFETFIIFMILLSSGALAFEDIYIEKRRTIKIILEYADKIFTYIFVIEMLLKWVAYGFKTYFTNAWCWLDFFIVDISLISLVANWMGYSDLGPIKSLRTLRALRPLRALSRFEGMRVVVNALVGAIPSIFNVLLVCLIFWLIFSIMGVNLFAGKFYRCINTTSEELFPITEVNNRSDCMAIKEATQEARWVNMKVNYDNVGQGYLSLLQVATFKGWMDIMYAAVDSREVEEQPSYEINLYMYMYFVIFIIFGSFFTLNLFIGVIIDNFSQQKKKFGDEDIFMTDEQKKYYEAMKKLGSKKPQKPIPRPTNLIQGIVFDFISQQFFDIFIMVLICLNMVSMMVETDDQSAEKEDFLFKLNVAFIVVFTGECVLKVFALRQYYFTNGWNIFDFVVVILSIAGTMLSDLIEKYFVSPTLFRVIRLARIGRILRLIKGAKGIRTLLFALMMSLPALFNIGLLLFLNMFIFSIFGMSNFAYVKKEAGIDDIFNFETFGGSIICLFQITTSAGWDGLLLPMLNREPPDCDPDFEHPGTNVKGNCGSPGMGMVFFCSYIIISFLVVVNMYIAIILENFNVAQEESSDPLSEDDFEMFNETWEKFDVDGTQFIEYSQLSDFCDTLQEPLKVAKPNLFQLIEMDLPLVAGDKIHYLDVLMAVTQLILGNTVEMEAIRNSTEEKFKDSKDTFAPVITTVRHKEEQRAAVVIQRAYRSHLLRRCLCHAAFMHRSKKMGRKKEGDDPPEKKGLIARRLGVLYGSNAELAEEMEQAALETLARQQPSNPEAMSHYREARCCPETPVQNIVVVPVEVTNEVLLHSAPNQHLLTLQENLTESVV
- the scn4aa gene encoding sodium channel protein type 4 subunit alpha A isoform X1, which gives rise to MVLLLPPPGTDAFRPFTLESLAKIKRLEEERKKAAEVKADDEEPATPNADLEAGKGLPMIFGDPPPELLNTPLEDIDPFYETQKTFIVITKGNTIFRFNAEPACYILSPFSLVRRGAIKILIHSLFSMFIMITILSNCVFMTMSNPPAWSKTVEYVFTGIYTFEATVKVLSRGFCVGSFTFLRDPWNWLDFMVISMAYVTEFVDLGNVSALRTFRVLRALKTITVIPGLKTIVAALIQSVKKMGDVMILTVFALAVFALVGLQLFMGNLRQKCVRWPIQTNDTMFEIFNGTSSSNNTVDFNDTIGLNDTYTNSTFNFTEYIENSENHYFLEGSQDALICGNSSDAGKCPEGYTCMKAGRNPNFGYTSFDSFGWAFLALFRLMTQDYWENLFQLIMRAAGRTYMMFFVVVIFLGSFYLINLILAVVAMAYDEQNQATRQEAIEKEEEFQRLLEQVKNQEQAKMLGSQGTLTSKNSLSHHTGSDLADDEQSLDRDEIVKDCNGRIIPRLMIRAPTMNESAMDYECREKSLGSVHSMLQLDEPCMAERTASALTVLTAAAMEELEEAQRPCPPGWYKFADLFLKWDCCTPWVVFKKRVYFVVMDPFVDLAITICIVLNTLFMAMEHYPMTPEFDYMLSVGNLVFTGIFTAEMVFKLIAMDPYYYFQVGWNIFDSIIVTLSLVELGLANVQGLSVLRSFRLLRVFKLAKSWPTLNMLIKIIGNSVGALGNLTLVLAIIVFIFAVVGMQLFGKNYNDCVCKISLDCELPRWHMNDFFHSFLIVFRILCGEWIETMWDCMEVAGTGMCLVVFMLVMVIGNLVVLNLFLALLLSSFSGDNLSAGEDDGEMNNLQIAIGRITRFIDWFKAFIIQTILRTLGRKPKEPDEGPADDVDPKTEGIEMNHLDTSQTFKLADGISDCLVEGRPSGFIVDGEFSLSVPIAQGESDFENLGEDDEDDEDETSDSNDDNHSESLDEGHSQQNTENVKDQISIPGNIKLMGARNSEDSSVCSTADYRPPEPEPEIEEPEPLEPEACFTDNCVRRWPCLMVDITQDKGKKWWNLRKTCFTIVEHDWFETFIIFMILLSSGALAFEDIYIEKRRTIKIILEYADKIFTYIFVIEMLLKWVAYGFKTYFTNAWCWLDFFIVDISLISLVANWMGYSDLGPIKSLRTLRALRPLRALSRFEGMRVVVNALVGAIPSIFNVLLVCLIFWLIFSIMGVNLFAGKFYRCINTTSEELFPITEVNNRSDCMAIKEATQEARWVNMKVNYDNVGQGYLSLLQVATFKGWMDIMYAAVDSREVEEQPSYEINLYMYMYFVIFIIFGSFFTLNLFIGVIIDNFSQQKKKFGDEDIFMTDEQKKYYEAMKKLGSKKPQKPIPRPTNLIQGIVFDFISQQFFDIFIMVLICLNMVSMMVETDDQSAEKEDFLFKLNVAFIVVFTGECVLKVFALRQYYFTNGWNIFDFVVVILSIAGTMLSDLIEKYFVSPTLFRVIRLARIGRILRLIKGAKGIRTLLFALMMSLPALFNIGLLLFLNMFIFSIFGMSNFAYVKKEAGIDDIFNFETFGGSIICLFQITTSAGWDGLLLPMLNREPPDCDPDFEHPGTNVKGNCGSPGMGMVFFCSYIIISFLVVVNMYIAIILENFNVAQEESSDPLSEDDFEMFNETWEKFDVDGTQFIEYSQLSDFCDTLQEPLKVAKPNLFQLIEMDLPLVAGDKIHYLDVLMAVTQLILGNTVEMEAIRNSTEEKFKDSKDTFAPVITTVRHKEEQRAAVVIQRAYRSHLLRRCLCHAAFMHRSKKMGRKKEGDDPPEKKGLIARRLGVLYGSNAELAEEMEQAALETLARQQPSNPEAMSHYREARCCPETPVQNIVVVPVEVTNEVLLHSAPNQHLLTLQENLTESVV